In Populus trichocarpa isolate Nisqually-1 chromosome 12, P.trichocarpa_v4.1, whole genome shotgun sequence, a genomic segment contains:
- the LOC7487122 gene encoding uncharacterized protein LOC7487122, translating to MNRKQIKNMANISCRLCGSETNTNADADADEQALTIDPYFPLFSSSLHDDPFLHQPEPTHFNIHSLDHQDDDAVSDPESVILNFPDLSDRENQVSFVMDLFQQRVEQSQLLCQDVDEDDDVVCSHLVYDSLKDSDFGVIEENSIYNLELDLGLGFGLDSQENSGFQNIDANYNDNDNDNDVVYNDSNVIIDDDDDDDDYFIERRVSGIESCEAESTVSIHANAIRVVGFGSDSDSENNQNSLAIDLNSGDEYGLDVTVGNGSFGDGADYDDDDDVSVTIPLCWDSLQLEDHRENNEDFEWEEVDGRVEEREVLSMFIDDDEASVSLSISPLIAAPEDLVNVERGGLDNLEWQVLLNANNLDHDHNSEPYLGGHDDYIYTAEYETLFGQFMENENAMMGRPPAAKSVVEKLPSMVVTKGDVESNNAVCAVCKDDTNVGERVKQLPCMHRYHGECIVPWLGIRNTCPVCRYELPTDDADYERRKVAERPASAGHRL from the coding sequence ATGAacagaaaacaaattaagaatatgGCAAATATCTCCTGCCGTCTCTGCGGTTCCGAAACCAACACCAACGCCGACGCCGACGCCGACGAACAAGCCTTAACCATAGACCCTTATTTCCCACTCTTCTCGTCCTCTCTCCACGATGATCCCTTCCTTCATCAACCCGAACCAACCCATTTCAACATCCACTCTCTGGATCACCAAGACGACGACGCCGTTTCAGATCCCGAATCAGTTATCCTCAACTTTCCTGATCTCTCAGACCGCGAGAACCAGGTCAGTTTCGTTATGGATTTGTTTCAACAACGTGTCGAGCAGTCCCAGCTACTTTGTCAAGATGTTGATGAGGACGACGATGTTGTTTGTTCCCATTTGGTCTACGATTCGCTTAAAGATTCAGATTTCGGTGTTATTGAGGAGAACTCTATATACAATTTAGAGCTTGATTTGGGATTAGGGTTTGGTTTAGATAGTCAAGAGAATTCTGGGTTTCAAAATATAGACGctaattataatgataatgataacgATAACGATGTTGTTTATAATGATAGTAATGTTATTattgacgatgatgatgatgatgatgattactttATTGAGAGAAGGGTTTCTGGAATTGAATCATGTGAGGCTGAGTCTACTGTGAGTATTCATGCTAATGCAATCAGGGTTGTTGGGTTCGGGTCTGATTCGGATTCTGAGAATAACCAGAATTCTTTAGCTATTGATTTAAATTCTGGGGATGAGTATGGTTTGGATGTGACTGTAGGGAATGGAAGTTTTGGTGATGGTGCCGactatgatgatgatgatgatgtcagTGTTACAATTCCGCTTTGTTGGGATTCGCTTCAATTGGAGGATCATAGGGAAAACAATGAGGATTTTGAGTGGGAGGAAGTGGATGGTCGTGTTGAGGAGAGAGAGGTTCTAAGTAtgtttattgatgatgatgaggcaTCTGTTTCACTTTCCATTTCACCTCTTATTGCTGCTCCTGAGGATCTAGTCAATGTAGAGAGAGGAGGATTAGATAATTTGGAGTGGCAGGTTTTATTGAATGCCAACAACTTGGACCATGACCATAATTCTGAGCCTTATTTGGGCGGTCATGATGATTATATTTATACAGCAGAGTATGAGACTTTGTTTGGTCAATTCATGGAGAATGAGAATGCAATGATGGGTCGGCCTCCTGCAGCAAAGTCTGTTGTTGAGAAACTTCCATCAATGGTTGTGACGAAAGGGGATGTGGAGAGTAATAATGCAGTTTGTGCGGTTTGCAAGGATGATACAAATGTGGGGGAGAGAGTGAAACAGTTGCCTTGCATGCACCGTTATCATGGTGAATGCATTGTGCCATGGCTGGGGATTAGGAATACTTGTCCTGTTTGTCGGTATGAGTTGCCAACGGATGATGCAGATTATGAGCGAAGAAAGGTGGCAGAAAGACCTGCTTCTGCTGGTCATCGTCTTTGA